Proteins from a single region of Paenibacillus sp. BIHB 4019:
- a CDS encoding DUF4132 domain-containing protein → MELEAGKEYFKEMLDKAGTLNKDESYRKLAVLVIESAKNRYVDSDMKKELKQLLTQIAAEGNSSWFEPLVIIMDKLFDDSYAAVFRYIVNYCVEYPHSNGYLRRPFRTSNLEIHTERVVEKCISLFYMQAAKFDVKDYLTKVDHSSLSNYNRLMLAAADMIAYEIDRGNEETFEDLREIIYGDNNTALLSRSMISGIFLSHSERAYHMIGELLVAARLQEGLRQSIVEQMDSGTIEAMIFMLKIVEENNLIRFSSVVRALDVWTGLNLEAANARVSKQCLSYAFQSLSNKALCEQWLDSSNVNEVFMALWSTAVYEEDDLNDKIAYLMGSQETYRKVVAQYVLAQSTNTAMRFAIARNWLDETDFELQYWLLDNYAYGYSYEWHMDKDNTLTYTSTPLLEEKSERQSHFRKFSAMLSGMNEKEITKNSRVFDWRSYTLRADDIVSKMLYLIAYDMDNEMIAEMIALKDTLSPSMRGELLKYFLPDLKNNAQRGFLFASLSDKSTSNREIAISKAAKLQLNEEELSSISALLKLKKGALRQGAIELLLNQPASSLKAVTEELLQSRVELQRLAALELLTEMKEDGQHAKLFAELQDQVEVLTEPTDKERLLLAKLKQETTYSLANGFGLYNLPEKVDRLLQIEPLPLSALEEVKQYFTLPVDKMQRFLEGLSELMHEYREHEYEFQDYYEAKQSVLLGTRLSTTSWRYDPEDPTPVLDRYPLAEVWRSYLDSSGFGPLELMQLEFYCQANFLHRCCTGELNSWEMYRSNVKAIENWGKELIEAIYPMNKVAEMQAIYKQLNYEKQVNEIIGAYISDSDKRERFDKSNHALRLIISCFPYDKEDEYQGILNALTSFWRSWQKSELHNDEAFKTYFEVYYWLFALQDYDGYLLGIGDFARAYSLEILTEHELIRLLMSRPRSDNYIREMTSPKNHDLDSYPAIKAINNRIIERVLEIELNRGDLPTDVTKLATSISHIQGTSYFLRILTGLDKESFVRGYIYSYGKDTTKKESFSQMLKVCHPAAGENEETLKELLKGSKISEVRLLEAAMYAPQWVDIIAKYLGWDGLRSAAWYFHAHINETFSGEKETIVAHYSPILPEDFNDGAFDVNWFHSAYKELGETRFDQLYQSAKYISAGSNHRRSQLFADAVLGKLKLADLKKSVADKRNKDHLLCYSLVPLEQDKQRDVLERYEFIQQFLKESKTFGAQRRATESKTSSIALDNLARNAGYTDVVRLTWDMEGRKIDELLHYFDPVALDEDVTVQLIIDEEGKAEIRLLRKDKELKSVPAAFKKHEYMETLKQIKSELSDQYKRARKELERSMETGSLFTKEEINKLAKNPVIAPLIRTLVFGANGKLGYFENGALLGADEGSYEVGEGEELFIAHPLHLLNSGLWSLYQKDMFDRQLKQPFKQVFRELYIPNADELASGAISRRYDGHQVQPRKTVSLLKSRLWTVSYEEGLQKVYYKENIIASIYALADWFSPSDVECPTIETVRFFDRHTYKPIDIENVPPLVFSEVMRDVDLVVSVAHVGGVDPEASLTTIEIRQAIVRESLRLLKIDNVRLEGNHALIAGQLGEYSVHLGSGIVYKQASGAVAIIPVHSQHRGKLFLPFIDEDPKTAEILSKIVLLAQDTKIKDPQILEQIKR, encoded by the coding sequence ATGGAGTTGGAAGCGGGTAAGGAATATTTTAAAGAGATGCTGGATAAAGCGGGCACTTTAAATAAGGATGAATCTTATCGCAAGCTTGCCGTTCTAGTAATTGAATCTGCTAAAAATAGATATGTGGATAGCGACATGAAGAAAGAATTGAAGCAGCTGTTGACGCAAATAGCAGCAGAGGGTAATAGCAGCTGGTTTGAGCCGCTCGTTATTATTATGGACAAGCTGTTTGATGACTCTTATGCAGCTGTATTCCGTTATATTGTTAACTATTGCGTGGAGTATCCGCACAGCAATGGTTATTTGCGTCGTCCATTCCGCACGTCAAATTTAGAAATACATACAGAAAGAGTAGTAGAGAAATGCATCTCCCTCTTTTATATGCAGGCGGCGAAATTCGATGTGAAAGATTATTTAACAAAAGTGGATCATTCTTCTCTTTCGAATTACAACCGCCTTATGCTTGCCGCAGCAGATATGATTGCCTATGAGATCGACAGAGGCAACGAAGAAACATTTGAAGATTTAAGAGAAATTATATATGGGGACAATAACACCGCACTGCTATCCCGTTCTATGATTTCCGGCATATTTTTGAGCCACAGCGAACGGGCTTATCATATGATAGGCGAGCTTCTTGTTGCTGCCCGTCTGCAAGAAGGCTTAAGGCAAAGTATTGTCGAGCAAATGGACTCGGGTACGATTGAGGCTATGATATTTATGCTGAAAATTGTGGAGGAGAATAATTTAATCCGTTTTAGTTCAGTTGTACGTGCGCTGGACGTGTGGACAGGCCTGAATTTGGAGGCTGCTAATGCGCGTGTATCGAAGCAATGCCTTAGCTACGCCTTCCAGTCCCTTAGTAACAAGGCACTATGTGAGCAGTGGCTGGATAGCAGCAACGTAAATGAAGTATTTATGGCTTTGTGGTCGACAGCTGTTTATGAGGAAGATGATTTGAATGACAAGATCGCGTATTTAATGGGAAGCCAAGAAACGTACCGTAAAGTGGTTGCCCAGTATGTTCTTGCACAGAGCACCAATACAGCGATGCGTTTTGCCATTGCTAGAAATTGGCTTGATGAGACAGATTTTGAACTGCAGTATTGGCTTCTTGATAATTATGCCTATGGATATAGCTATGAATGGCATATGGATAAAGATAATACGTTGACCTATACAAGCACGCCCTTGCTTGAAGAGAAATCGGAGCGACAAAGCCATTTCCGGAAATTTTCTGCGATGCTGTCTGGGATGAATGAAAAAGAAATTACGAAAAACTCCCGTGTATTTGATTGGAGAAGTTATACGCTACGTGCCGATGATATAGTAAGTAAAATGCTTTATCTTATTGCTTACGATATGGACAATGAAATGATTGCTGAAATGATAGCTCTTAAAGATACATTGAGCCCTAGCATGCGTGGCGAGCTGCTAAAGTATTTCCTTCCCGATTTGAAAAATAATGCACAGCGAGGCTTTTTGTTTGCAAGCCTTTCAGATAAAAGTACAAGCAATCGTGAAATCGCGATTAGTAAAGCTGCCAAGCTTCAACTTAATGAGGAGGAGTTGTCCTCCATATCCGCTCTTCTAAAGCTAAAGAAGGGAGCGCTTCGCCAAGGTGCCATTGAGCTCCTTCTTAATCAGCCAGCGTCCAGTCTTAAGGCTGTAACAGAGGAACTGCTGCAAAGTAGGGTGGAGCTTCAGCGTCTGGCTGCGTTGGAATTGCTGACTGAGATGAAGGAAGACGGGCAGCACGCAAAGCTGTTTGCGGAGCTACAGGATCAGGTAGAGGTTCTTACTGAGCCAACGGACAAGGAACGGCTATTACTAGCAAAGCTGAAGCAAGAAACCACCTATTCTTTAGCAAATGGTTTCGGCTTGTACAACCTTCCGGAGAAAGTGGATCGGCTTTTGCAAATAGAACCATTGCCGCTGTCAGCCTTGGAAGAAGTTAAGCAATATTTTACGTTGCCGGTGGACAAAATGCAGCGTTTTCTGGAAGGATTATCCGAGCTTATGCACGAGTATCGGGAGCATGAGTATGAATTTCAAGATTATTATGAGGCTAAACAGTCTGTACTTCTCGGGACAAGGCTGTCTACCACTAGCTGGCGCTATGATCCCGAAGATCCAACACCCGTATTGGATCGGTATCCCCTAGCTGAAGTATGGCGAAGTTATTTGGATTCGAGCGGTTTTGGCCCGCTTGAGCTAATGCAGCTGGAGTTTTATTGTCAGGCCAATTTCTTGCATCGCTGCTGTACGGGAGAATTGAATAGCTGGGAAATGTACAGGTCCAACGTTAAGGCGATAGAGAACTGGGGCAAGGAACTGATTGAAGCCATTTATCCAATGAATAAGGTGGCGGAAATGCAGGCGATTTATAAGCAATTGAATTATGAGAAGCAGGTCAATGAAATTATTGGCGCTTATATTTCAGATAGTGATAAGCGGGAGCGTTTTGACAAATCGAATCATGCGCTGCGTTTAATTATTAGCTGCTTTCCATATGACAAAGAGGATGAATACCAGGGCATTTTAAATGCCTTGACGAGTTTCTGGCGAAGCTGGCAAAAGTCTGAATTGCATAACGATGAGGCATTCAAAACGTATTTTGAAGTATATTACTGGTTATTTGCACTTCAGGACTACGATGGCTATTTGCTTGGAATTGGGGATTTTGCAAGGGCGTACAGCTTGGAAATACTGACTGAACATGAACTTATTCGATTATTAATGTCTAGACCAAGAAGCGATAATTATATTAGGGAAATGACTAGCCCGAAAAATCATGATTTAGACTCATATCCAGCAATTAAAGCTATTAATAATCGGATTATCGAGCGGGTTTTGGAAATTGAACTTAACCGCGGTGATCTTCCGACAGATGTCACCAAGCTTGCAACAAGCATTTCACATATTCAGGGGACTTCTTATTTCCTTCGTATTTTGACAGGACTGGATAAAGAATCATTCGTTCGGGGCTACATTTATAGCTATGGCAAAGATACGACGAAGAAAGAATCGTTCAGCCAAATGCTTAAAGTATGCCACCCTGCTGCGGGGGAAAACGAAGAGACGTTGAAAGAACTGCTTAAAGGTAGCAAAATAAGCGAGGTCAGACTGCTTGAAGCCGCGATGTATGCACCGCAATGGGTTGATATTATAGCAAAATATTTGGGCTGGGATGGTCTGCGAAGTGCAGCCTGGTATTTTCACGCTCATATTAATGAGACGTTTTCAGGAGAGAAAGAAACGATTGTAGCACATTATTCTCCGATTTTGCCGGAGGACTTCAACGATGGCGCATTTGATGTGAACTGGTTCCATTCGGCCTATAAAGAGCTGGGAGAGACGCGGTTTGACCAACTCTATCAGTCTGCAAAATACATTTCGGCTGGTTCCAATCACAGACGCTCTCAATTATTTGCCGATGCGGTGCTAGGCAAGCTTAAGCTTGCAGATTTGAAAAAATCAGTAGCAGATAAGCGCAATAAAGATCATTTGCTGTGCTATAGCCTAGTTCCATTGGAGCAGGACAAGCAGCGTGATGTACTGGAGCGTTATGAATTTATTCAGCAATTTCTTAAAGAAAGCAAAACATTTGGAGCCCAGCGCCGAGCTACAGAGTCAAAAACAAGCTCTATTGCATTGGATAATTTAGCCCGAAATGCAGGGTACACAGATGTTGTTCGTTTAACCTGGGATATGGAAGGGCGGAAAATCGACGAGCTTCTGCATTACTTTGATCCTGTCGCTTTGGATGAGGATGTGACGGTACAGCTTATTATTGATGAAGAAGGAAAAGCAGAAATCCGTTTGCTCCGCAAAGACAAGGAGCTTAAATCGGTTCCGGCCGCTTTTAAAAAGCATGAATACATGGAGACGTTAAAACAAATTAAATCGGAGCTTTCCGATCAATACAAGCGGGCGCGCAAGGAGCTTGAACGCTCCATGGAAACAGGAAGTCTCTTCACTAAGGAAGAGATTAACAAGCTCGCGAAAAATCCGGTTATTGCGCCTTTAATTAGGACATTAGTATTTGGTGCCAATGGAAAGCTCGGTTATTTTGAAAATGGGGCGCTGCTGGGAGCAGATGAGGGGTCATATGAAGTTGGCGAAGGCGAGGAGCTGTTTATTGCCCATCCTCTGCATTTGCTAAATAGCGGACTGTGGAGTTTGTACCAGAAGGATATGTTTGATAGGCAGTTGAAGCAGCCGTTCAAACAAGTATTCCGGGAGTTGTATATACCGAATGCTGATGAACTGGCTAGTGGTGCGATATCCCGCAGATATGACGGACACCAGGTACAGCCTCGTAAAACCGTTAGCTTGCTGAAAAGTCGTTTATGGACGGTAAGCTATGAGGAAGGGCTGCAGAAGGTTTATTACAAGGAAAATATCATTGCGAGCATTTATGCGCTTGCTGATTGGTTCTCGCCATCGGATGTCGAATGCCCGACGATCGAGACCGTCCGTTTCTTTGACCGCCATACTTATAAACCGATTGATATTGAAAATGTGCCGCCGCTTGTCTTCTCTGAAGTGATGCGTGATGTGGATTTAGTCGTCAGTGTGGCGCATGTAGGCGGAGTAGATCCTGAGGCGAGTCTGACAACGATTGAAATTCGCCAAGCTATCGTTCGTGAATCGTTGCGCTTGCTCAAAATTGACAATGTAAGATTGGAAGGCAATCATGCTTTAATTGCAGGACAATTAGGCGAATACAGCGTTCATTTGGGCAGCGGTATCGTATATAAACAGGCTTCTGGTGCAGTTGCCATTATTCCGGTTCATTCCCAGCATCGCGGCAAGCTGTTTCTGCCGTTTATAGATGAAGATCCAAAGACAGCAGAGATTTTATCCAAAATTGTTCTGCTTGCACAAGATACAAAAATTAAAGATCCGCAAATTCTTGAGCAGATTAAAAGGTAA
- a CDS encoding DUF5050 domain-containing protein: MNKLHLFTKKNVCMLFIFTLLFTSFGTVTAPTAEAAANASGYVYYTSDQDLFRIKTDGTGAALIMEDFDVPGTALNRGGNYLYYLSYSGSTTLLRLPIDGTATEDEVFYNDVLHYSIVNGTLYYMTSAGKIYSVSANAAAVSEAKQIADKADTDFEEFKIIDGKIYYNTVRNGRSTWVASKAVTGAGQVQYIAAGAIEQDHHIQTTANSVNIIVNTKPEEQMYSLDCIVLYSVPKKGGAAKALNLNAPIDANAAYSGIWAKNTYYLFNKGIRLDSEGHFNYSTGKGYLLNTSGKTFSLHSTGVYDIANVGTDKVAFIDSADKGYVATIKNNKVTSKKNLNISKLHSVYNIMSGGKITSTIFFGDNASYLLKSDLSVQKIPGLNWDYMQLSEDVDGIYYINDDSKDAGYGQLFQLSSDGKTASTLSEQSISRVLLVAKQ, encoded by the coding sequence ATGAATAAGCTTCACCTTTTCACAAAAAAGAATGTTTGCATGCTTTTTATTTTCACCCTGCTGTTTACTAGCTTCGGCACAGTAACAGCACCGACAGCCGAGGCAGCAGCAAACGCCAGCGGTTATGTTTATTACACATCTGACCAAGACCTGTTCCGTATTAAAACAGATGGCACTGGTGCCGCTCTCATAATGGAGGATTTTGACGTTCCCGGTACTGCACTGAATCGCGGTGGCAACTATTTGTATTATTTGTCTTACAGCGGATCAACTACGCTGCTACGTTTGCCGATCGACGGCACAGCAACCGAAGATGAAGTATTTTATAACGATGTGCTGCACTATTCCATTGTGAATGGAACGCTTTACTACATGACAAGCGCTGGGAAAATCTATTCGGTTTCTGCTAATGCTGCTGCTGTATCGGAAGCAAAACAAATCGCTGATAAAGCTGATACAGACTTTGAAGAATTCAAAATCATTGATGGAAAAATCTATTACAATACCGTGCGTAATGGTCGTTCCACATGGGTAGCCTCCAAAGCAGTTACAGGCGCAGGACAAGTGCAATACATTGCAGCGGGTGCGATTGAGCAGGATCACCATATCCAAACAACTGCTAATTCCGTCAATATTATTGTCAATACCAAGCCGGAAGAACAAATGTATTCGCTTGACTGCATCGTGCTTTATAGCGTTCCTAAAAAAGGCGGCGCAGCTAAAGCCCTCAACTTAAATGCTCCAATTGATGCAAATGCTGCATATTCCGGTATTTGGGCAAAAAATACGTACTACCTCTTCAATAAAGGCATTCGCCTTGATTCCGAAGGGCATTTCAACTATAGCACCGGTAAAGGCTACCTCTTGAACACAAGCGGCAAAACCTTCTCCCTGCACAGCACAGGCGTCTATGATATTGCAAATGTAGGCACTGACAAAGTGGCTTTTATTGATTCAGCGGACAAAGGTTATGTTGCCACGATAAAAAACAATAAAGTTACCAGCAAAAAAAATCTTAACATTTCTAAGCTTCATTCCGTATACAACATTATGTCAGGCGGCAAAATCACTTCTACAATCTTTTTCGGTGACAATGCCAGCTATTTGCTGAAATCGGATTTGTCGGTTCAAAAGATACCTGGATTGAACTGGGATTATATGCAGCTTAGTGAAGACGTTGATGGCATTTACTACATCAATGACGACTCCAAGGACGCTGGCTACGGGCAGTTGTTCCAACTGAGCAGCGATGGCAAAACGGCATCCACGCTTAGCGAGCAATCGATTAGCCGCGTTCTGCTTGTTGCTAAACAATAA